Proteins co-encoded in one Sulfurimonas sp. HSL1-2 genomic window:
- a CDS encoding globin domain-containing protein, producing the protein MSLSQETIEIIKATAKPVAENAEAITERMYEILFEHYPETQVLFKDASPDQHKKLAAAVGAYAANIEKLEFLGDALEKMAQSHVRAGVQPEHYPVVGVSLLTAVKEVLGEAATDEVLSAWKEAYFFLGDLLIARETALYAAA; encoded by the coding sequence ATGAGTCTGTCCCAAGAGACGATCGAGATTATCAAGGCGACGGCAAAGCCCGTCGCGGAAAATGCGGAAGCGATTACGGAAAGGATGTATGAAATTCTTTTCGAGCACTACCCGGAAACGCAGGTGCTCTTCAAAGACGCATCGCCGGACCAGCACAAGAAACTGGCTGCGGCGGTCGGTGCCTATGCGGCCAATATCGAAAAGCTGGAGTTCCTCGGCGACGCCCTTGAGAAGATGGCGCAGTCGCATGTGCGTGCCGGCGTACAGCCCGAACACTACCCCGTCGTCGGGGTATCGCTGCTCACCGCCGTGAAAGAAGTGCTCGGCGAGGCGGCGACGGATGAGGTGCTGAGCGCCTGGAAAGAGGCCTATTTTTTCCTCGGCGATCTCCTGATCGC